In a genomic window of Gossypium arboreum isolate Shixiya-1 chromosome 7, ASM2569848v2, whole genome shotgun sequence:
- the LOC108460000 gene encoding uncharacterized protein LOC108460000, with product MATALANRAAQNQTTGLLRLSFNFFRNLSTATSTEKTGASSSASKKPKRKKKKNLFEVAQFLPNWGLGYHMAKTHWTDVSYQITKINLYKDGRHGKAWGVVHKDGAPTADAPKKISGVHKRCWRYIPHLSKPGDTPPTLMKPTENAPKANAELA from the exons ATGGCGACGGCACTCGCAAACAGAGCTGCGCAAAATCAAACTACTGGGCTATTGAGACTCTCCTTCAACTTCTTCAGAAACCTCTCAACTGCGACTTCCACAGAAAAAACTGGCGCCTCCTCTTCAGCTTCCAAAAAGCCcaagagaaaaaagaagaagaacctCTTCGAGGTAGCTCAGTTCTTACCCAACTGGGGGCTTGGTTACCACATGGCCAAAACTCATTGGACTGATGTTTCATATCAGATCACCAAGATCAATCTTTATAAG GATGGAAGGCATGGCAAGGCATGGGGAGTGGTCCACAAAGACG GTGCTCCAACTGCAGATGCTCCCAAAAAAATAAGTGGAGTTCACAAACGCTGCTGGAGATACATTCCACATCTGTCCAAACCTGGAGATACCCCTCCAACCTTGATGAAACCAACAGAAAATGCCCCAAAGGCTAATGCTGAGCTAGCTTGA
- the LOC108459989 gene encoding serine/threonine-protein kinase BSK5-like isoform X1, with protein MGAGCSKLSLCWWPSNFKSNLHGSSDLALENEKEALPAGFREYSLDQLRAATSGFCTDNIVSEHGEKAPNVVYRGKLDEDRFIAVKRFNRSAWPDPRQFLEEARAVGRERLANLIGCCCEGNERLLVAEFMPKETLSRHLFHWENQHMKWAMRLRVALYLAQALDYCSSRGRALYHDLNAYRILFDQEGNPKLSSYGLMKNSRDGKSYSTNLAFTPPEYLRTGRVIPESVVYSFGTLLLDLLSGKHIPPSHALDLIRGKNFLMLMDSCLEGHFSNNDGTELVRLASRCLQYEPRERPNVKSLVTTLTPIQKETEVPSHVLMGIPHGTLSSKQKILTPLGEACSRMDLTAIHEMVEKNGYKDDEGIANELSFQMWTDQIQETLNSKKRGDTAFRAKEFETAIECYSHFIGGMMVSPTVFVRRCLCYMLCDMPQEALGDAMQAQVISPEWPTAFYLQAAALFSLGMDKDALETLKDGTDLEARKHS; from the exons ATGGGAGCTGGTTGCTCCAAACTATCACTCTGCTGGTGGCCGTCAAATTTCAAGTCAAACCTCCATGGCTCTTCTGATCTCG CGTTAGAGAATGAGAAGGAAGCGTTACCTGCTGGATTCCGCGAGTACAGCTTGGACCAATTAAGAGCTGCCACATCAGGCTTCTGTACGGACAACATTGTATCGGAGCATGGAGAGAAAGCTCCCAATGTAGTTTACAGGGGGAAGCTCGACGAGGATCGTTTCATCGCCGTTAAACGCTTCAATAGATCAGCTTGGCCTGATCCTCGACAGTTCCTT GAGGAAGCCAGAGCAGTTGGTCGCGAGCGATTGGCGAATTTGATTGGTTGTTGCTGTGAAGGAAATGAGAGATTGTTAGTTGCTGAGTTCATGCCTAAAGAGACTCTCTCTAGGCATCTTTTTCACT GGGAGAATCAGCATATGAAATGGGCAATGAGGCTGAGAGTGGCGCTATATCTAGCGCAAGCTCTTGACTACTGCAGTAGTAGAGGAAGGGCATTATACCATGACCTTAATGCATATAGAATCTTGTTTGATCAG GAGGGCAATCCTAAATTATCTAGTTATGGTCTTATGAAGAACAGCAGAGACGGAAAAAGTTATAGTACAAACTTGGCTTTCACCCCTCCGGAGTACCTAAGGACGG GAAGGGTTATACCAGAGAGTGTGGTTTACAGTTTTGGAACCTTATTGCTTGATCTTCTCAGTGGCAAGCATATACCACCAAGCCAT GCACTTGACCTAATACGTGGGAAGAACTTTCTGATGCTAATGGACTCATGTCTGGAGGGTCATTTTTCAAATAATGATGGAACTGAACTAGTGCGGTTAGCTTCACGATGTTTGCAGTATGAACCTCGTGAGAGGCCAAATGTGAAGTCTCTTGTAACTACTCTTACTCCAATTCAGAAGGAAACTGAG GTCCCATCACATGTTTTGATGGGCATTCCACATGGAACGCTGTCCTCGAAACAAAAAATATTAACACCTCTGGGAGAGGCATGTTCCAGAATGGATCTAACTGCAATACATGAAATGGTGGAGAAGAACGGATACAAAGATGATGAGGGGATTGCAAATGAG CTTTCTTTCCAAATGTGGACGGATCAGATACAGGAAACTCTGAATTCGAAAAAACGTGGAGATACAGCTTTTCGAGCAAAAGAGTTTGAAACAGCCATTGAATGCTACAGCCAT TTCATTGGAGGGATGATGGTATCACCAACTGTGTTTGTCAGACGCTGCTTATGCTATATGCTTTGTGACATGCCACAAGAAGCACTTGGAGATGCCATGCAAGCGCAGGTAATATCTCCTGAGTGGCCCACGGCATTTTATCTCCAAGCTGCTGCTTTGTTTAGCCTTGGGATGGACAAAGATGCCCTGGAAACCCTCAAAGATGGTACTGACTTGGAAGCCAGAAAGCATAGCTGA
- the LOC108459989 gene encoding serine/threonine-protein kinase BSK5-like isoform X2 — MGAGCSKLSLCWWPSNFKSNLHGSSDLENEKEALPAGFREYSLDQLRAATSGFCTDNIVSEHGEKAPNVVYRGKLDEDRFIAVKRFNRSAWPDPRQFLEEARAVGRERLANLIGCCCEGNERLLVAEFMPKETLSRHLFHWENQHMKWAMRLRVALYLAQALDYCSSRGRALYHDLNAYRILFDQEGNPKLSSYGLMKNSRDGKSYSTNLAFTPPEYLRTGRVIPESVVYSFGTLLLDLLSGKHIPPSHALDLIRGKNFLMLMDSCLEGHFSNNDGTELVRLASRCLQYEPRERPNVKSLVTTLTPIQKETEVPSHVLMGIPHGTLSSKQKILTPLGEACSRMDLTAIHEMVEKNGYKDDEGIANELSFQMWTDQIQETLNSKKRGDTAFRAKEFETAIECYSHFIGGMMVSPTVFVRRCLCYMLCDMPQEALGDAMQAQVISPEWPTAFYLQAAALFSLGMDKDALETLKDGTDLEARKHS, encoded by the exons ATGGGAGCTGGTTGCTCCAAACTATCACTCTGCTGGTGGCCGTCAAATTTCAAGTCAAACCTCCATGGCTCTTCTGATCTCG AGAATGAGAAGGAAGCGTTACCTGCTGGATTCCGCGAGTACAGCTTGGACCAATTAAGAGCTGCCACATCAGGCTTCTGTACGGACAACATTGTATCGGAGCATGGAGAGAAAGCTCCCAATGTAGTTTACAGGGGGAAGCTCGACGAGGATCGTTTCATCGCCGTTAAACGCTTCAATAGATCAGCTTGGCCTGATCCTCGACAGTTCCTT GAGGAAGCCAGAGCAGTTGGTCGCGAGCGATTGGCGAATTTGATTGGTTGTTGCTGTGAAGGAAATGAGAGATTGTTAGTTGCTGAGTTCATGCCTAAAGAGACTCTCTCTAGGCATCTTTTTCACT GGGAGAATCAGCATATGAAATGGGCAATGAGGCTGAGAGTGGCGCTATATCTAGCGCAAGCTCTTGACTACTGCAGTAGTAGAGGAAGGGCATTATACCATGACCTTAATGCATATAGAATCTTGTTTGATCAG GAGGGCAATCCTAAATTATCTAGTTATGGTCTTATGAAGAACAGCAGAGACGGAAAAAGTTATAGTACAAACTTGGCTTTCACCCCTCCGGAGTACCTAAGGACGG GAAGGGTTATACCAGAGAGTGTGGTTTACAGTTTTGGAACCTTATTGCTTGATCTTCTCAGTGGCAAGCATATACCACCAAGCCAT GCACTTGACCTAATACGTGGGAAGAACTTTCTGATGCTAATGGACTCATGTCTGGAGGGTCATTTTTCAAATAATGATGGAACTGAACTAGTGCGGTTAGCTTCACGATGTTTGCAGTATGAACCTCGTGAGAGGCCAAATGTGAAGTCTCTTGTAACTACTCTTACTCCAATTCAGAAGGAAACTGAG GTCCCATCACATGTTTTGATGGGCATTCCACATGGAACGCTGTCCTCGAAACAAAAAATATTAACACCTCTGGGAGAGGCATGTTCCAGAATGGATCTAACTGCAATACATGAAATGGTGGAGAAGAACGGATACAAAGATGATGAGGGGATTGCAAATGAG CTTTCTTTCCAAATGTGGACGGATCAGATACAGGAAACTCTGAATTCGAAAAAACGTGGAGATACAGCTTTTCGAGCAAAAGAGTTTGAAACAGCCATTGAATGCTACAGCCAT TTCATTGGAGGGATGATGGTATCACCAACTGTGTTTGTCAGACGCTGCTTATGCTATATGCTTTGTGACATGCCACAAGAAGCACTTGGAGATGCCATGCAAGCGCAGGTAATATCTCCTGAGTGGCCCACGGCATTTTATCTCCAAGCTGCTGCTTTGTTTAGCCTTGGGATGGACAAAGATGCCCTGGAAACCCTCAAAGATGGTACTGACTTGGAAGCCAGAAAGCATAGCTGA